A genomic stretch from Burkholderiaceae bacterium DAT-1 includes:
- a CDS encoding ribose-phosphate pyrophosphokinase, which produces MVFTGNANPELAEAVVNHLDITLGRAAVGRFSDGEATVELLENVRGRDVFVLQSTCQPTNDNLMEVLLMVDALKRASAGRITAAIPYFGYARQDRRPRSARVPISAKVVANMLQAAGVDRLLTVDLHADQIQGFFDIPVDNIYATPVLLDDVRTKNYEDLMVVSPDVGGVLRARAMAKQLNTELAIIDKRRPKANVAEVMHIIGDVEGRTCLIMDDMVDTANTLCKAAAALKANGAKRVLAYATHPVLSGGAVERIASSDLDELVITDTIPLSDEARASNRIRVVPIGPLIAETLRRINNEESVSTLFVD; this is translated from the coding sequence ATGGTTTTCACAGGTAACGCCAACCCGGAACTGGCTGAAGCCGTTGTCAATCACCTGGATATTACGTTGGGACGCGCTGCAGTAGGTCGTTTCAGCGATGGTGAAGCGACAGTCGAGCTGCTTGAAAACGTGCGTGGTCGTGATGTGTTCGTGCTGCAGTCCACCTGCCAGCCAACCAACGACAACCTGATGGAAGTCCTGCTGATGGTAGATGCGCTGAAGCGCGCGTCGGCTGGCCGGATTACCGCTGCGATTCCTTATTTTGGCTATGCCCGCCAAGACCGCCGTCCGCGTTCTGCCCGTGTGCCGATTTCGGCCAAAGTGGTAGCCAACATGCTGCAAGCAGCTGGCGTTGACCGTCTGCTGACTGTTGACCTGCATGCTGACCAGATTCAGGGTTTCTTCGATATCCCGGTGGACAATATCTATGCCACACCGGTGCTGCTCGATGATGTCCGCACCAAGAATTACGAAGATCTGATGGTGGTGTCGCCTGACGTGGGTGGCGTACTGCGTGCACGTGCCATGGCCAAGCAACTGAACACCGAACTGGCCATCATCGACAAGCGTCGTCCCAAGGCCAATGTGGCTGAAGTGATGCACATCATCGGTGATGTGGAAGGCCGTACCTGTCTGATCATGGACGATATGGTCGATACCGCCAACACGCTGTGCAAGGCCGCTGCTGCGCTGAAGGCCAATGGTGCCAAGCGCGTGCTGGCTTATGCCACGCATCCGGTGCTGTCCGGTGGTGCGGTCGAGCGGATCGCCAGCAGCGATCTGGATGAGTTGGTGATTACCGACACCATCCCGCTGAGCGACGAAGCCCGCGCCAGCAACCGTATCCGTGTGGTGCCGATTGGTCCGCTGATTGCCGAGACCCTGCGCCGCATCAACAACGAAGAGTCGGTATCGACCCTGTTTGTTGACTAA
- a CDS encoding tetratricopeptide repeat protein → MQLHRLKPVCYNYNMAHLSRFPLSGYFMPSISASSKRLVASALSCALVACASIPAPNARVAEVARPESDRQVDASPVESAAVPSDADRYPKQVLTPEFLFRSLLADIAAQRGEFDFATGVWLEMARSNPDPRVAQRALEVAAAGGYLSAAAEAATIWRKLDSTTIAPVHAHFTLMARAGKFEEAQQDADTLLAMLPAEKGTIMLQVSAQLAQLSDKAKAVEQVRSLVERHPGTAEGYLSLAIVEHANAQIADGLAHIDQALNLRPNWEYAQIVKVRMMEGRPAEEIVRFAQSALSAHPDSFELRKSLAKQLVSQNKFAEAFKEYEVIGTKQPEDAEVALGAALSALQLRRYADAERALLRAQTLPGPNVVAVLYYLGVCADELRHDQDAVTRLGGVLSGEFYLPARMRMIKIAVRNQDVESMKAAIAAMPEGSDDEKISKIQLESQAWREFKQPAQSLAVLDRGLIAFPQRPELLYDRSLLLEQAGRVDDAERDLRDYLKQKPDNAAALNALGYTLANRTTRLAEAEELIRQALQKEPDNPVILDSLGWVLYKQGKAQDALVWLERAFSAMPDPEVAAHYGEVLWRSGKQSDAEKVWSRGRELSPNDQVLRETVQRLTGK, encoded by the coding sequence ACAACTATAACATGGCCCATCTGTCACGATTCCCGCTCTCTGGATACTTCATGCCGTCTATCTCAGCCTCTTCCAAGCGTCTTGTAGCGAGTGCATTGTCATGTGCGCTGGTTGCCTGTGCGTCGATCCCGGCGCCGAATGCGCGAGTGGCAGAGGTCGCTCGACCTGAGTCCGACAGGCAGGTGGATGCTTCGCCCGTCGAATCTGCAGCCGTGCCAAGCGATGCTGATCGCTACCCCAAGCAGGTGTTAACGCCAGAGTTTCTCTTCAGGTCATTGTTGGCGGATATTGCTGCGCAGAGGGGGGAGTTCGATTTCGCCACAGGTGTTTGGCTGGAAATGGCTCGCAGCAATCCCGATCCGCGAGTGGCGCAACGTGCGCTGGAAGTGGCTGCGGCGGGTGGTTATCTGAGCGCTGCAGCCGAAGCCGCGACAATCTGGCGGAAGCTGGATAGCACAACAATTGCACCCGTTCATGCGCATTTTACGTTGATGGCGAGGGCGGGGAAGTTTGAAGAGGCTCAGCAGGATGCTGATACCCTGCTGGCGATGCTGCCTGCAGAAAAGGGCACCATCATGCTGCAGGTATCGGCGCAACTGGCTCAGCTTTCGGATAAGGCGAAGGCGGTCGAGCAGGTGCGGTCTCTCGTTGAACGTCATCCGGGTACGGCCGAGGGATATCTATCGCTGGCAATAGTCGAGCATGCGAACGCACAGATTGCAGATGGGCTTGCCCATATTGATCAGGCACTGAATCTGCGCCCGAATTGGGAGTATGCGCAGATTGTAAAGGTGCGCATGATGGAGGGACGTCCTGCTGAGGAAATCGTCAGATTTGCTCAGTCCGCATTGAGTGCGCATCCGGACTCTTTTGAGTTGCGTAAGTCGCTAGCCAAGCAGCTGGTGAGTCAGAATAAATTTGCAGAGGCATTCAAGGAATACGAGGTAATCGGCACCAAGCAGCCGGAAGATGCTGAGGTGGCACTTGGCGCCGCGCTGTCGGCATTGCAACTACGCCGTTATGCGGATGCAGAACGTGCGCTGCTCCGTGCACAGACCTTGCCCGGGCCCAATGTAGTTGCTGTGCTCTACTACCTCGGTGTGTGCGCGGATGAGCTACGTCACGATCAGGATGCCGTGACGAGGCTGGGTGGTGTGCTATCCGGAGAGTTCTATTTACCTGCACGTATGCGCATGATCAAAATTGCCGTACGCAATCAGGATGTAGAGTCGATGAAGGCGGCCATTGCAGCTATGCCCGAAGGCAGCGATGATGAAAAAATCAGCAAAATCCAATTGGAGTCTCAGGCGTGGCGGGAGTTCAAGCAACCTGCGCAGTCTTTGGCTGTGCTGGATCGAGGCCTGATCGCCTTTCCGCAGCGGCCCGAATTGCTGTACGACAGATCGTTGCTGCTTGAGCAGGCCGGTCGAGTAGATGATGCCGAACGTGATCTGCGTGATTACCTTAAGCAGAAGCCTGACAATGCGGCGGCTTTGAATGCGCTGGGGTATACCCTAGCAAACCGTACCACTCGCCTGGCCGAGGCAGAGGAGTTAATCCGTCAAGCGCTGCAAAAAGAGCCAGATAATCCTGTTATTCTGGATAGCCTGGGCTGGGTACTGTATAAGCAAGGCAAGGCTCAGGATGCACTGGTGTGGCTGGAACGTGCCTTTAGCGCCATGCCCGACCCAGAGGTGGCTGCGCATTATGGTGAGGTGCTGTGGCGCAGCGGCAAGCAGTCAGATGCTGAAAAAGTCTGGTCGCGGGGGCGGGAGTTGAGTCCGAATGATCAGGTTTTACGTGAAACTGTTCAAAGATTAACTGGCAAGTGA
- a CDS encoding outer membrane lipoprotein LolB → MKYRILTIVLAGVLSACAVKPPSSMSMLPQRYTVDGRVSVHKAGQNAFPSNFSWTHELSNDRVDISNGFGQVLARIEVTPHHAAFFDAEGKERRAEDIGTLSERELGWDMPAHGLKFWLLGLADPDRPASWEAGDTRILHQDGWDIRFPDAKAGEAPSRIFLSRPGLDVRIALYNWQLGQISTTSPAS, encoded by the coding sequence GTGAAATATCGTATTCTGACGATTGTGCTGGCGGGTGTGCTCTCCGCCTGCGCAGTCAAGCCACCTTCATCCATGAGCATGCTTCCTCAGCGCTATACCGTCGATGGACGTGTGTCCGTGCATAAAGCGGGACAAAATGCGTTCCCTAGCAATTTCAGTTGGACACATGAGCTTAGCAATGATCGTGTAGATATCAGCAACGGTTTTGGGCAAGTGCTGGCGCGTATAGAAGTAACCCCTCATCACGCCGCATTCTTTGATGCGGAAGGTAAGGAACGTCGCGCAGAAGATATCGGCACCTTGTCCGAGCGCGAGCTTGGATGGGACATGCCTGCGCATGGTCTGAAATTCTGGCTGCTGGGTCTGGCCGATCCAGATCGTCCGGCCAGTTGGGAGGCGGGGGATACCCGTATCCTGCATCAGGATGGCTGGGATATCCGCTTTCCTGATGCGAAGGCTGGTGAAGCACCTTCCCGAATTTTCCTGAGTCGCCCGGGGCTCGATGTGCGTATTGCACTTTATAACTGGCAGCTTGGGCAGATATCTACTACCTCACCCGCGTCTTGA
- the ispE gene encoding 4-(cytidine 5'-diphospho)-2-C-methyl-D-erythritol kinase, with product MKPYFAPAKLNLFLHIIGQRADGYHLLQTVFRLLDHGDTVWIEATGDGEIIHENPLPGVPAESDLMVRAARLLQSATGTTRGCRLRIDKRLPMGGGVGGGSSDAATVLKALNTLWDIHMPLNELMSLGVQLGADVPVFIFGKDAFAEGVGEQLQEITLPNQAYIVLRPPVHISTQEIFREKSLTRDSKPVTIAAFPDLLMQGETQKVLRNDMQAVAVGKYPVVGEYIEWLGQYAPAMMTGSGACVFAAFNTRAEADKVFSLKPESMSGFVAECYNAGKFAGFADQ from the coding sequence ATGAAGCCTTATTTCGCTCCCGCCAAACTCAATTTGTTCCTGCACATCATTGGTCAGCGCGCTGATGGCTACCATTTGCTGCAAACGGTGTTCAGGTTGCTGGATCATGGGGATACCGTCTGGATCGAAGCGACTGGTGATGGTGAAATCATTCATGAGAACCCGCTACCCGGCGTGCCGGCCGAGTCTGATCTGATGGTGCGAGCGGCACGCCTGTTGCAATCTGCAACCGGTACGACGCGCGGATGTCGCTTGCGAATCGACAAGCGTCTGCCGATGGGTGGCGGTGTGGGGGGCGGGAGCTCCGACGCGGCCACTGTACTCAAGGCACTCAATACGCTGTGGGATATTCATATGCCCCTGAACGAGCTAATGAGCCTGGGGGTGCAACTCGGTGCGGATGTGCCCGTTTTCATCTTCGGGAAGGATGCGTTTGCCGAAGGTGTAGGTGAGCAATTGCAGGAAATAACGCTTCCAAATCAGGCATATATTGTATTGCGGCCTCCGGTTCACATCTCTACGCAAGAAATTTTTCGAGAAAAAAGCTTGACGCGCGATTCAAAGCCAGTCACAATAGCGGCCTTTCCTGACCTGCTGATGCAAGGCGAAACGCAGAAAGTTCTGCGGAACGATATGCAGGCGGTTGCGGTTGGGAAGTATCCGGTAGTTGGTGAGTATATTGAGTGGCTTGGCCAGTACGCACCAGCAATGATGACCGGTTCAGGTGCTTGTGTGTTTGCTGCATTTAATACGCGAGCTGAGGCTGATAAAGTATTCAGTCTAAAGCCTGAAAGCATGAGCGGTTTTGTCGCAGAGTGCTACAATGCAGGCAAGTTTGCAGGATTTGCTGATCAGTAG